The Pseudomonas aeruginosa genome includes the window GTTACTCATGTCAGCATTCGCACTTCTGATACCTCCAGCAAGCTTCTCAACTCACCTTCACAGGCTTACAGAACGCTCCTCTACCGCGTCACTTACGTGACACCCGCAGCTTCGGTGTGTGGTTTGAGCCCCGTTACATCTTCCGCGCAGGCCGACTCGACTAGTGAGCTATTACGCTTTCTTTAAAGGATGGCTGCTTCTAAGCCAACCTCCTAGCTGTCTAAGCCTTCCCACATCGTTTACCACTTAACCACAACTTTGGGACCTTAGCTGGCGGTCTGGGTTGTTTCCCTTTTCACGACGGACGTTAGCACCCGCCGTGTGTCTCCCATGCTCGGCACTTCTGGGTATTCGGAGTTTGCATCGGTTTGGTAAGTCGGGATGACCCCCTAGCCGAAACAGTGCTCTACCCCCCAGAGTGATACATGAGGCGCTACCTAAATAGCTTTCGAGGAGAACCAGCTATCTCCGAGCTTGATTAGCCTTTCACTCCGATCCACAAGTCATCCCCTACCTTTTCAACGGGAGTGGGTTCGGTCCTCCAGTCAGTGTTACCTAACCTTCAACCTGCTCATGGATAGATCGCCCGGTTTCGGGTCTATACCCAGCGACTAAACGCCCTATTAAGACTCGCTTTCGCTACGCCTACCCTATACGGTTAAGCTTGCCACTGAATATAAGTCGCTGACCCATTATACAAAAGGTACGCAGTCACCTAACAAGTAGGCTCCCACTGCTTGTACGCATACGGTTTCAGGTTCTATTTCACTCCCCTCTCCGGGGTTCTTTTCGCCTTTCCCTCACGGTACTGGTTCACTATCGGTCAGTCAGTAGTATTTAGCCTTGGAGGATGGTCCCCCCATGTTCAGACAAAGTTTCTCGTGCTCCGTCCTACTCGATTTCACTTCAAAGATCCTTTCGCGTACGGGGCTATCACCCACTATGGCCGCACTTTCCAGAGCGTTCCGCTAAAATCAATGAAGCTTAAGGGCTAATCCCCGTTCGCTCGCCACTACTAAGGGAATCTCGGTTGATTTCTTTTCCTCAGGGTACTTAGATGTTTCAGTTCCCCTGGTTCGCCTCTTGCACCTATGGATTCAGTACAAGATACCTAGGTTATCCTAGGTGGGTTCCCCCATTCAGAGATCTCCGGATCAAAGTCTGTTTGCCGACTCCCCGAAGCTTTTCGCAGGCTACCACGTCTTTCATCGCCTCTGACTGCCAAGGCATCCACCGTATGCGCTTCTTCACTTGACCATATAACCCCAAGCAATCTGGTTATACTGTGAAGACGACATTCGCCGAAAATTCGCGCTTGAACTCGCAAATTTTACCTTGACTTGAATGATCACCAGTGAAAGAGATCATTCAGTCTTACTTCTATCACATACCCGAATTTTTAAAGAACAGTTCTGGTGCAAAGACCAGAAATCAATGTTCATCTACGAACATTCATTTCTGAGCTTTCGACGATTGTTTTAGATGGTGGAGCCAAGGAGGATCGAACTCCTGACCTCCTGCGTGCAAAGCAGGCGCTCTCCCAGCTGAGCTATGGCCCCGTATCGGATCACGCAGCACACCAACAATTGGTGGGTCTGGGCAGATTCGAACTGCCGACCTCACCCTTATCAGGGGTGCGCTCTAACCAACTGAGCTACAGACCCAATCGTCTAACCAGTGAATCAAGCAATTCGTGTGGGAGCTTATGAAGAAGCTGAGATCTTCGATTAAGGAGGTGATCCAGCCGCAGGTTCCCCTACGGCTACCTTGTTACGACTTCACCCCAGTCATGAATCACTCCGTGGTAACCGTCCCCCTTGCGGTTAGACTAGCTACTTCTGGAGCAACCCACTCCCATGGTGTGACGGGCGGTGTGTACAAGGCCCGGGAACGTATTCACCGTGACATTCTGATTCACGATTACTAGCGATTCCGACTTCACGCAGTCGAGTTGCAGACTGCGATCCGGACTACGATCGGTTTTATGGGATTAGCTCCACCTCGCGGCTTGGCAACCCTTTGTACCGACCATTGTAGCACGTGTGTAGCCCTGGCCGTAAGGGCCATGATGACTTGACGTCATCCCCACCTTCCTCCGGTTTGTCACCGGCAGTCTCCTTAGAGTGCCCACCCGAGGTGCTGGTAACTAAGGACAAGGGTTGCGCTCGTTACGGGACTTAACCCAACATCTCACGACACGAGCTGACGACAGCCATGCAGCACCTGTGTCTGAGTTCCCGAAGGCACCAATCCATCTCTGGAAAGTTCTCAGCATGTCAAGGCCAGGTAAGGTTCTTCGCGTTGCTTCGAATTAAACCACATGCTCCACCGCTTGTGCGGGCCCCCGTCAATTCATTTGAGTTTTAACCTTGCGGCCGTACTCCCCAGGCGGTCGACTTATCGCGTTAGCTGCGCCACTAAGATCTCAAGGATCCCAACGGCTAGTCGACATCGTTTACGGCGTGGACTACCAGGGTATCTAATCCTGTTTGCTCCCCACGCTTTCGCACCTCAGTGTCAGTATCAGTCCAGGTGGTCGCCTTCGCCACTGGTGTTCCTTCCTATATCTACGCATTTCACCGCTACACAGGAAATTCCACCACCCTCTACCGTACTCTAGCTCAGTAGTTTTGGATGCAGTTCCCAGGTTGAGCCCGGGGATTTCACATCCAACTTGCTGAACCACCTACGCGCGCTTTACGCCCAGTAATTCCGATTAACGCTTGCACCCTTCGTATTACCGCGGCTGCTGGCACGAAGTTAGCCGGTGCTTATTCTGTTGGTAACGTCAAAACAGCAAGGTATTAACTTACTGCCCTTCCTCCCAACTTAAAGTGCTTTACAATCCGAAGACCTTCTTCACACACGCGGCATGGCTGGATCAGGCTTTCGCCCATTGTCCAATATTCCCCACTGCTGCCTCCCGTAGGAGTCTGGACCGTGTCTCAGTTCCAGTGTGACTGATCATCCTCTCAGACCAGTTACGGATCGTCGCCTTGGTAGGCCTTTACCCCACCAACTAGCTAATCCGACCTAGGCTCATCTGATAGCGTGAGGTCCGAAGATCCCCCACTTTCTCCCTCAGGACGTATGCGGTATTAGCGCCCGTTTCCGGACGTTATCCCCCACTACCAGGCAGATTCCTAGGCATTACTCACCCGTCCGCCGCTGAATCCAGGAGCAAGCTCCCTTCATCCGCTCGACTTGCATGTGTTAGGCCTGCCGCCAGCGTTCAATCTGAGCCATGATCAAACTCTTCAGTTCAATACTGCTTGGGTTTTGAGAAAACCCTAAACTTGGCTCAGCAATCGCATTTTCTTAAAAAGAGATAAAACTCTCGAATTCACGAGTGTTACTTGCGTTGCTGATAATCTTGCGATCACCAGTCTTACATCACAAGCACCCACACGAATTGCTTGATTCGACTTGTTAAAGAGCAGTTGGTCAAGGCTTTCGTCTCAACCGAGGCCGCGCATTCTACAGCAACCTCTCGTTCCGTCAAGCGTTATTTTCGAAAATTTTCTTTTCTACTCAACCGCTTGCGCCGACCTTCAAACCATCTTCCGATCAGCGGGAGGCGCATTCTACAGCGTTCAAATTCGCTGTCAAGCACCTCGGTGAAGCTTCGTTTCGAACCCCTTTCGGGACCGAACCGCAGCGGCGAACAACCTGCCGGAGCGCTTCACCACCCCTGGGAGAGAATCCGTAAATCCTTGATTTTCAAGCATTTACTCTTCGTCGTCGCCGGGAGTGGTGCGCATTATAGGGAGATAGAAACTGGCGTCAACACTTATTTGAAACTTTTATTACGAAACACCGGGACGAGTTCGAAGCCTGGGCAGGCGGCGAGCGATCGAGGGTAGCCGCAGCAGCATGAGCGACGCACCAACCACAGCGTACAGGGTCCACTCCTCCAGGTCTGCCCGCACCACCCAGAGCATATGCAGCAAGCCGAGCCCAAGGATCAGGTAGACCAGGCGATGCAGCTTCTTCCAGCGACTACCGAGCTTGCGCATGGCGAAGCGGTTGGAAGTGATCGCCAACAGGAACAGGCAGATGAATCCAAGCATTCCCACGATGATGTAGGGACGCTTGCTCAACTCGATGCCCAACTGCCCCCAGTCCAACCCCAGGATGAACACGCAGTAAGCGCTCAGGTGCAGCAGCACATAGGTGAAGCACCACAACCCCAACTGGCGGCGCACGGCGATCCAGCCCGGCCAGCCGCTCAGCTTCTGCAGTGGCGTCATCGCCAGGGTGAGTAGCAGCAATACCAAGGCGCCCAGCCCCAGTCGATCGACCAGGGTCTTGCCCGGGTCAGGTCCGAGGGCAAAGATCCAGGCTTGGTACAACCACCAGGCCGGCACCGCCAACGCCCCCAGGAATACCGCAAGGCGCAGATACCAGTAGCGCATCAGTAGTACTTCCTCAGATCCATGCCGCTATAAAGGGAAGCGACCTCACTCCCGTAGCCATTGAACATCTGCGTATCCCGCACATTGGGACTGAACAACCCACTGGGCAGGCGCCGCTCGCGGGCCTGGGACCACCGCGGGTGGTCGACCTGCGGATTGACGTTTGCATAGAACCCGTACTCGTTGGCGGCAATGCTTTCCCAGGTGGTCTTCGGCTGCTCGCGGACCAGACTGATACGCACGATAGACTTGATGCTCTTGAAGCCATACTTCCACGGCACCACCAGGCGCAACGGCGCGCCATTCTGGTTGGGCAACAGCCGCCCGTACATGCCCACCGCCAGAATTGCCAGGGGATGCATCGCCTCGTCCATGCGCAAGCCTTCCATATAAGGCCAGTCGATCACCGAGAAACCGGAGCGTTGGCCGACCATCTGTTCCGGACGCTGCAGGGTTTCGAAACGGACGAACTTCGCCTGCCCATTGGGTTCGACCCGCTTGAGCAGGTCCGCCAAGGGAAAGCCCAGCCAAGGGATCACCATCGACCAGGCTTCCACGCAGCGCAGCCGATAGATGCGCTCTTCCAGTTGGTAGGGTTTGACGAAATCCTCGAGGGCATAGGTACCCGGCTTGCCGACCTCGCCGTCGATCACCACCGACCAGGGCTCGGTCTTCAGGGCCGAGGCGTTTTCCGCCGGGTCGCCCTTGTTCGGCCCGAACTCGTAGAAATTGTTGTAGTGGGTGGCGTCCTTGAATGGCGTGATCGCCTCCCCCTGGACATTCACCGCCTGCCAGCGGGTCTGCGGTAGCTTTTCGGCGAACCAGCCCGGCGCCGGTACCGACTCGACGCCGGCATAGCGCTGCTCGTCGGCAAAGCCCAGGCGTGGCAGGCCGCTGGCCAGCGCCAATCCGGCGAGGGAAGCGCCGAGCAGGCGCCGACGGGACAGGTAGAGGGTTTCGGACGTGACTTCCGACTCGGAACAGTCGGAACGGGAGGGAATCTTGATCAGCATGACGGGCTCCGCAATGACCAGCTTTGTGCCAGTAGACTACGGAGCCCGTTGGAAATTACATCAGCTCGGCTGCTTCCGGCGACGCAGTTGCAGCAGGTATTGCACAGGACCGGAGGCCGCGTAGGCAAGGAACAGCAACAGGAGGATGCGCGGCGGGTCGGTAAAGACCACGGCGAAGGCCAGCACCACGATAAGGATCGCCACGAACGGCACCCGGCCGCGCAGGTCGAGATCCTTGAAGCTGTGGTACTTGATGTTGCTGACCATCAGCACACCAGCGGCGGCGACCAGCAGGGCGACGAGGAAGGCAACCTTGGCGCCCTGGATCTCGAAATCGCTGAACGCCCATACCGTGCCCGCCACCAGCGCCGCGGCGGCCGGACTGGCCAGGCCGATGAAATAGCGCTTATCGGCCTTGCCGACCTGGGTGTTGAAACGAGCCAGACGCAGGGCTGCGCCCGCAACGTAGATGAAGGCGACCATCCAGCCGACCTTGCCGAGGCTGCCAAGCGCCCATTCGAAGGCGACCAGCGCCGGCGCCACACCGAAGGCGACCATGTCCGACAGCGAGTCGTACTCGGCGCCGAAGGCGCTCTGGGTGTTGGTCAGGCGAGCCACGCGGCCGTCCAGTCCATCGAGGACCATGGCCACGAAGATAGCGATGGCGGCGTTGGCGAACTGGCCGCTCATGCCATTGATGATGGCGTAGAAGCCGGAAAACAGGGCCGCCGTGGTGAACAGGTTGGGCAGCAGGTAGATACCGCGGTGACGAACCTTCCGCCCTTCGGCGTCGTGCCCTTCTTCTATATGTTCGTCGATGGGCAGCAGGCTTTCTTCGTCGGAGGCCTTGTTCGGCTCCTCGGGACGTTCACTCATGGACAATTCCTTGGGAACTGATGGGGTACGAATATGCCGACAGCACTTCTGACTAGGAAGACAACTCCGCCGGCCCAGGCTTTATACCAGATCGCCAGGCAAGAACGAAAAAACGCGGCCGGGGCCGCGTTTCTTCGTCTGTCGCCGGAGCCGCTTAGTTCTTGCTCTTGTCGACGATCTTGTTGGCTGCGATCCACGGCATCATCGCGCGCAGCTTCTCGCCGATCTGCTCGATCGGGTGAGCGGCGTTGTTGCGGCGGTAGGCAGTCATCGACGGGTAGTTGGCCGCACCTTCGGTAATGAACATTTTCGCGTACTCGCCGTCCTGGATGCGCTTCAGGGCGTTGCGCATGGCAGCACGGGACTCGGCGTTGATCACCTCCGGACCGGTTACGTACTCACCGTATTCGGCGTTGTTGGAGATGGAGTAGTTCATGTTGGCGATGCCGCCTTCGTACATCAGGTCGACGATCAGCTTCAGCTCGTGCAGGCACTCGAAGTAGGCCATTTCCGGCGCGTAACCGGCTTCGACCAGGGTTTCGAAACCGGCCTTGACCAGCTCGACGCAACCACCGCAGAGAACGGCCTGCTCACCGAACAGGTCGGTTTCGGTCTCGTCCTTGAAGGTGGTTTCGATGATACCGGTACGACCGCCGCCGACGCCGCAGGCGTAGGACAGGGCGACGTTCTTGGGCGTTGCCGGAAGCGTCCTGGTAGATGGCGATCAGGTCAGGGATGCCACCGCCCTTGACGAACTCGGAACGCACGGTGTGACCCGGGGCCTTCGGCGCGATCATGATCACGTCGAGGTCGGCGCGCGGGACGACCTGGTTGTAGTGGATGGAGAAGCCGTGAGCGAAGGCCAGGGTGGCGCCCTTCTTCAGGTTCGGCTCGATCTCTTCCTTGTACAGGCGGCCCTGGAACTCGTCCGGGGTGAGGATCATGACCACGTCGGCTGCGGCGACGGCGGTCTTCACGTCGGCAACCTTCAGACCGTGCGCTTCGGCCTTGGCCACGGTGGCGGAGCCGCTACGCAGGCCCACGGTGACGTCGACGCCGGAGTCCTTCAGGTTGCAGGCATGGGCGTGGCCCTGGGAGCCGTAGCCGATGATGGCAACTTTCTTGCCCTGGATGATCGAGAGGTCACAGTCTTTATCGTAGAAAACGCGCATGGGAATTCCCCTTCAGTAAGGCCTCGCGGGCCTGCTTTCAGTTCAGATGCTCAGAGTCTTGTCGCCACGGGCGATGCCGGTGACGCCACTGCGGACCACTTCCAGGATCGACGCGGTGCCGATGGCCTGGATGAAGCTGTCCAGTTTGTCGCTGGTACCCGCCAGTTGCACGGTATAGACGCTACTGGTGACGTCGACGATCTGCCCACGGAAGATATCGGTGGTGCGCTTGACCTCGGCGCGCTGGGCGCCCGTGGCCTTGACCTTCACCAGCATCAGCTCGCGCTCGATATGGGCGCTTTCCGACAGATCCACCAGCTTGACCACTTCGATCAGCTTGTTGAGGTTCTTGGTGATCTGCTCGATCACCTCATCGTGCCCCACGGTGGTCAGCGTCAGACGCGACAGGGTCGGGTCCTCGGTCGGCGCCACGGTAAGGCTTTCGATGTTGTAGTTGCGTTGGGAGAACAGGCCGACCACGCGGGACAATGCGCCTGGCTCGTTTTCCAGCAGCAGGGAAATGATGTGTCGCATGATCAGGTACGCTCCGTCTTGCTCAGCCACATGTCGCGCATCGCGCCGTCACGGATCTGCATCGGATAGACGTGTTCGCTGGCGTCCACCTGGATGTCGAGGAAGACCAGGCGATTCTTCATGGCGAACGCCTCCTCCATCTTCGGCTTCAGATCCTTCAGGTCGGTGATGCGCATGCCGACATGCCCGTAGGCTTCGGCAAGCTTGACGAAGTCCGGCAGGGATTCCATGTAGGAATGCGAATAACGGCTGTTGTACTGCATGTCCTGCCACTGGCGGACCATGCCCAGGGCACCATTGTTCAGGTTGACGATCTTCACCGGCAGGTCGTACTGCAGGCAGGTAGACAGTTCCTGGATATTCATCTGGATACTGCCCTCGCCGGTCACGCAGGCGACATCGTCGTCCGGGAAGTTGAGCTTGATGCCCATCGCCGCCGGGAAGCCGAAGCCCATGGTGCCGAGACCGCCGGAGTTGATCCAGCGATTGGGCTTGTTGAACTTGTAGTACTGCGAGGCGAACATCTGGTGCTGGCCGACATCGGAGGTGATGAAGGCATCGCCATGGGTAACCTCGTAGAGCGTCTCGATGACGGTCTGCGGCTTGATGATGCTGCCGTCGCCCTTGTCGTACGGGAACAACCCACGGTTACCACGCCACTCGTCGATCTGCTTCCACCAGGCAGCCTGGGCATCCTGGTTCGGGGTCTCGCCGATTTCCCTGACGATCGCGACCATTTCGGTGAGAACGCTGTCCACCGGGCCGACGATCGGGATGTCGGCCTTGATGGTCTTGGAAATCGACGCCGGATCGATGTCGATGTGGATGATCTTGGCGTTCGGGCAGAACTTCGCCGCACCGTTGATGACCCGGTCGTCGAAACGCGCGCCGACCGCGAGGATCACGTCGCTGTGATGCATCGCCAGGTTGGCGGTGAAGCTGCCATGCATCCCGAGCATGCCGAGGAACTGGCGGTCCGCGCCGGGATACCCGCCGAGGCCCATCAGGGTGTTGGTCACCGGCAGGTTGAGCATCTGCGCCAGCTCGGTCAGCGGCGCCGCGGCATTGCCCATGATCACGCCGCCGCCGGAATAGACCACCGGGCGCTTGGCGGCCAGGAGCATCTCGGCGGCCTTGCGGATCTGTCCCGAGTGACCGCGAACGGCCGGGCTGTACGAACGCAACTTGAC containing:
- the ilvN gene encoding acetolactate synthase small subunit, translated to MRHIISLLLENEPGALSRVVGLFSQRNYNIESLTVAPTEDPTLSRLTLTTVGHDEVIEQITKNLNKLIEVVKLVDLSESAHIERELMLVKVKATGAQRAEVKRTTDIFRGQIVDVTSSVYTVQLAGTSDKLDSFIQAIGTASILEVVRSGVTGIARGDKTLSI
- the msrP gene encoding protein-methionine-sulfoxide reductase catalytic subunit MsrP, which encodes MLIKIPSRSDCSESEVTSETLYLSRRRLLGASLAGLALASGLPRLGFADEQRYAGVESVPAPGWFAEKLPQTRWQAVNVQGEAITPFKDATHYNNFYEFGPNKGDPAENASALKTEPWSVVIDGEVGKPGTYALEDFVKPYQLEERIYRLRCVEAWSMVIPWLGFPLADLLKRVEPNGQAKFVRFETLQRPEQMVGQRSGFSVIDWPYMEGLRMDEAMHPLAILAVGMYGRLLPNQNGAPLRLVVPWKYGFKSIKSIVRISLVREQPKTTWESIAANEYGFYANVNPQVDHPRWSQARERRLPSGLFSPNVRDTQMFNGYGSEVASLYSGMDLRKYY
- a CDS encoding acetolactate synthase 3 large subunit; its protein translation is MELLSGAEMVVRSLRDEGVKYIYGYPGGALLHIYDALFKEHDVTHILVRHEQAATHMADGYARATGKPGVVLVTSGPGATNAITGIATAYMDSIPMVILSGQVPSNMVGTDAFQETDMVGISRPIVKHSFIIKHPSEIPEVIKKAFYLAQSGRPGPVVVDIPKDMGDPTQKFEYSYPKKVKLRSYSPAVRGHSGQIRKAAEMLLAAKRPVVYSGGGVIMGNAAAPLTELAQMLNLPVTNTLMGLGGYPGADRQFLGMLGMHGSFTANLAMHHSDVILAVGARFDDRVINGAAKFCPNAKIIHIDIDPASISKTIKADIPIVGPVDSVLTEMVAIVREIGETPNQDAQAAWWKQIDEWRGNRGLFPYDKGDGSIIKPQTVIETLYEVTHGDAFITSDVGQHQMFASQYYKFNKPNRWINSGGLGTMGFGFPAAMGIKLNFPDDDVACVTGEGSIQMNIQELSTCLQYDLPVKIVNLNNGALGMVRQWQDMQYNSRYSHSYMESLPDFVKLAEAYGHVGMRITDLKDLKPKMEEAFAMKNRLVFLDIQVDASEHVYPMQIRDGAMRDMWLSKTERT
- the pssA gene encoding CDP-diacylglycerol--serine O-phosphatidyltransferase, with product MSERPEEPNKASDEESLLPIDEHIEEGHDAEGRKVRHRGIYLLPNLFTTAALFSGFYAIINGMSGQFANAAIAIFVAMVLDGLDGRVARLTNTQSAFGAEYDSLSDMVAFGVAPALVAFEWALGSLGKVGWMVAFIYVAGAALRLARFNTQVGKADKRYFIGLASPAAAALVAGTVWAFSDFEIQGAKVAFLVALLVAAAGVLMVSNIKYHSFKDLDLRGRVPFVAILIVVLAFAVVFTDPPRILLLLFLAYAASGPVQYLLQLRRRKQPS
- the msrQ gene encoding protein-methionine-sulfoxide reductase heme-binding subunit MsrQ gives rise to the protein MRYWYLRLAVFLGALAVPAWWLYQAWIFALGPDPGKTLVDRLGLGALVLLLLTLAMTPLQKLSGWPGWIAVRRQLGLWCFTYVLLHLSAYCVFILGLDWGQLGIELSKRPYIIVGMLGFICLFLLAITSNRFAMRKLGSRWKKLHRLVYLILGLGLLHMLWVVRADLEEWTLYAVVGASLMLLRLPSIARRLPRLRTRPGVS